Proteins from a genomic interval of Pogoniulus pusillus isolate bPogPus1 chromosome 30, bPogPus1.pri, whole genome shotgun sequence:
- the TCTN1 gene encoding tectonic-1, producing MPTSENFDQLLKEFGSAAFSTGPHGWDVNTDTQNPSDANGIYRYKYGVPIQTVDAFLRLPSPVVSSWCSDANPAGFLVNQVTKCTRSVSVENCGDIPAISMLFYINSSILAVPKSSQMVNITVQSAAVQSPDGMRTLLGGGGDVLRLPEILEGLCINIVLGVSYHITYTEAGEIIEAAAAFVLGTINEEALSIQQSFEISFTQANTEPVPLSGNPGYVTGLPIRAGYRPQGSGIIQTTNKFNQLTLLQSTSSQDCLAAQGARTPILFGYNMVAGCTLRITAAMKCQPLAQTLLDLLKGQSFPQYVASFGNSQAQDVLDWVPITHLQISEQSSCQIPVSLEIEVKWTKYGSLVNPQARIVNVTATITTTTLKQLPSGRERTIPVMSSVVFTDVSSPAVPGYKAWPTINVKLPFDFFFPFA from the exons ATGCCTACATCTGAAAATTTTGatcagttgcttaaagagtttGGAAGTGCTGCTTTCAGTACTGGGCCTCATGGCTGGGATGTgaatacagacacacaaaatCCTTCTGATGCAAATGGAATTTACAGATACAAG TATGGTGTTCCTATACAGACAGTGGATGCATTTCTGAGACTGCCTAGTCCTGTTGTCTCCTCTTGGTGCTCTGATGCAAATCCTGCAG ggTTTTTAGTAAACCAGGTTACAAAATGCACTAGATCAGTAAGTGTGGAAAACTGTGGTGATATCCCAGCAATTAGTATGCTGTTCTACATCAACTCCAGCATTTTAGCA GTGCCCAAATCAAGTCAGATG GTGAATATCACTGTCCAATCTGCAGCTGTCCAGTCCCCAGATGGAATGCGGACTTtacttggtggtggtggtgatgtccTCAGGCTCCCTGAGATTCTGGAGGGACTATGCATAAATATAGTTCTTGGG GTGAGTTATCACATTACATACACAGAGGCAGGAGAAATAatagaagcagctgctgcttttgtcctGGGGACAATTAATGAAGAAGCACTTTCCATACAGCAGAGCTTTGAAATCAGCTTTACTCAG GCAAATACAGAGCCAGTTCCTCTCAGTGGTAACCCTGGTTATGTCACTGGACTGCCTATAAGAGCAGGCTACCGGCCACAAGG ATCTGGCATCATTCAGACTACTAACAAATTCAACCAGCTCACCCTTCTGCAGAGCACATCCAGCCAGGACTGtctggcagcacagggagcCAGAACCCCAATATTATTTGGTTACAACATGGTAGCAGGTTGTACCTTACG AATTACAGCAGCTATGAAATGTCAGCCCTTGGCTCAGACCCTCCTAGATTTACTGAAGGGACAAAGCTTCCCTCAGtatgtggcctcctttggaaaTTCTCAAGCCCAGGATGTGCTCGACTGGGTGCCAATAACTCACCTCCAAATCTCAGAACAA AGCTCATGCCAAATACCAGTATCACTTGAAATAGAAGTGAAGTGGACTAAATATGGATCCCTTGTCAATCCACAAGCCAGGATAGTCAATGTTACAGCAACAATCACTACCACCACACTGAAGCAG CTTCCCTCAGGAAGGGAAAGGACTATTCCTGTAATGAGTTCTGTTGTTTTCACTGATGTTTCTTCACCTGCAGTACCAGGCTATAAAGCTTGGCCTACCATTAATGTGAAGTTACCCTTtgactttttctttccatttgccTGA